A region of Emys orbicularis isolate rEmyOrb1 chromosome 20, rEmyOrb1.hap1, whole genome shotgun sequence DNA encodes the following proteins:
- the DCST1 gene encoding E3 ubiquitin-protein ligase DCST1, with the protein MGRPRRQKPPNTTLKRAVLGLLPACCARFLWSQPDQFCLSKFFLGAGVGGFLALGLSQLLIFPMSLDEGHKIELMYGLAGVSALGWGISPHFRCASLLVAPKFLGKEGRLYLLTYVLAAVYDGPIANMRHNLDEVIRSMGCTVELQINHSRQIWRVSTAPLRAVLRDMVKGGQTLNAETRNVSQAFAGLNEQVASEAGYGVRRPRQAQGHRAPSTQQLYEQKTKLRCKYVIDEAIGRCQAWFDAKHKACLRRVAVPLISHLLCLPMKFKFLCHMVQVMHAWCRDKIPVEGNFGQTYDKVNGSVAGISQDFSAQLVVKHEAQDTLVGVNVSRERLTEEVTSHVRQQSVRLGQAISVLRLLLSCTFLFVFISAFSYTNHYNHDIRFDNLYVTTYFRQLDARRWKQKKRTLLPLRRAEVSGVIFPCRPAVQPPELKSLTLELLECIPPLLFLLLAWGLDHVLYTMFSVIRHHSFVQYSFRSSHHLEVRVGGRSLLARLLRSTIGALNTSSEMALESTNLACLPQPQAMTQSDYLASCLPLGALVLLCLGQVYAHRLRRVIAAFYFPKREKKRVLFLYNELLRKRQAFVRLQRRRIARHARRHQAFEKPLLERFYLWCPLLRRCLRRYCVLCGSPESRTSQPCPTPTCGTIYCRPCWRDMGQVCFACSPGHAPLSGDSSSEEQMPYAD; encoded by the exons ATGGGGAGACCAAGGCGGCAGAAACCGCCGAATACGA ccctgaagcGAGCCGTGCTCGGCCTGCTGCCCGCCTGCTGTGCCCGCTTCCTCTGGAGCCAGCCCGACCAGTTCTGCCTCAGCAAGTTCTTCCTGGGCGCAGGCGTTGGAGGCTTCCTGGCCCTGG gcctctcccagctcctcatcttccccatgaGCCTCGACGAGGGTCACAAGATTGAGCTGATGTACGGGCTGGCAG gtgtcagtgccctgggctggggcatctCCCCGCACTTCCGCTGCGCCAGCCTCCTGGTCGCCCCCAAGTTCCTGGGCAAGGAGGGGCGGCTCTACCTGCTCACCTATGTCCTGGCTGCCGTCTATGACG GCCCCATCGCCAACATGCGGCACAACCTGGACGAGGTGATCCGCTCCATGGGCTGCACCGTGGAGCTGCAGATCAACCACAGCCGGCAGATCTGGAGGGTGTCCACGGCCCCCCTGCGCGCCGTGCTGCGCGACATGGtg AAGGGCGGGCAGACCCTCAATGCGGAGACCCGGAACGTCTCGCAGGCGTTCGCGGGGCTGAACGAGCAGGTGGCCAGCGAGGCGGGGTACGGCGTGAGGCGCCCGCGCCAGGCACAGGGGCACCGCGCCCCCAGCACACAGCAGCTGTACGAGCAGAAAACCAAACTGCGCTGCAAAT acgtGATTGATGAGGCGATCGGGCGTTGCCAGGCCTGGTTCGACGCCAAGCACAAGGCCTGTCTGCGGCGCGTTGCGGTGCCCCTCATCAGCCACCTGCTCTGCCTGCCCATGAAGTTCAAGTTCCTCTGCCACATGGTGCAGG tgatgcACGCCTGGTGCAGGGACAAGATCCCCGTGGAGGGCAACTTCGGCCAAACCTACGACAAGGTGAACGGCTCCGTGGCCGGTATCAGCCAGGACTTCAGCGCCCAGCTGGTCGTCAAG cacgAGGCCCAGGACACGCTGGTGGGCGTGAACGTGTCCCGGGAGCGGCTCACCGAGGAGGTGACCTCGCACGTGCGTCAGCAGAGCGTGCGGCTGGGCCAGGCCATCTCCGTGCTGCGCCTGCTGCTCTCCTGCACCTTCCTCTTCGTCTTCATCTC CGCTTTCTCCTACACGAACCACTACAACCACGACATCCGCTTCGACAACCTCTACGTCACCACCTACTTCCGCCAGCTCGACGCCCGGCGCTGGAAGCAG AAGAAGCGTACGTTGCTGCCCCTGCGCCGGGCCGAGGTCTCCGGCGTGATCTTCCCCTGCAGGCCAGCCGTGCAGCCGCCCGAGCTGAAGAGCCTG ACGCTGGAGCTGCTGGAGTGCATCCCCCCGCTGctcttcctgctgctggcctggggcctCGACCATGTGCTCTACACCATGTTCAGCGTTATCCGGCACCACTCCTTTGTGCAGTACTCCTTCCGCA GCAGCCACCACCTGGAGGTGCGGGTCGGGGGCCGCTCCCTGCTGGCCCGGCTGCTCCGAAGCACCATCGGCGCCTTGAACACGTCCTCCGAGATGGCGCTGGAATCGACTAAcctgg cctgcctgccgcagcCCCAAGCCATGACGCAGAGCGACTACCTGGCCAGCTGTCTGCCTCTGGGGGCCCTGGTGCTGCTGTGTCTGGGGCAGGTGTATGCCCACCGCCTGCGCCGCGTCATTGCTGCCTTCTATTTCCCCAAg CGGGAGAAGAAGCGGGTTCTCTTCCTGTACAACGAGCTGCTACGCAAGCGCCAGGCCTTCGTCCGGCTGCAGAGGAGACGCATCGCCCGGCATGCCCGGCGGCACCAGGCCTTC GAGAAGCCCCTGCTGGAGCGTTTCTACCTCTGGTGCCCACTTCTGCGCCGCTGCCTGCGCCGGTACTGCGTGCTGTGCGGCTCGCCCGAGAGCCGCACCTCCCAGCCGTGCCCGACGCCCACCTGCGGCACCATCTACTGCCGGCCCTGCTGGAGGGACATGGGGCAGGTCTGCTTCGCCTGCAGCCCCGGCCACGCGCCCCTGTCTGGAGACAGCAGCAGCGAGGAGCAGATGCCCTACGCGGACTGA